The genomic region TTCTTAGGGTGCCGAATGTTATCATCCATGGCTGCCCCTTCCCCGTTTACCTCATCAAACTCTTCTCCAAAATAATGAAGGATATATTTTCTTCGAGACATAGAAGTTTCCGCATAAGCCACCATATCTTGCAATAAGGCGTGGCCAATTTCTTGTTCTGCCACTGGCTTACCGCTCATAAACTTCTCTAATTTTTCAATGTCCTTGTAAGAATAAAAGGCCAAGCAATGTCCCTCTCCTCCATCTCTTCCAGCGCGACCTGTTTCTTGATAATAACTCTCAATACTCTTAGGGATATCATGATGTATAACAAAGCGAACATCGGGCTTATCGATACCCATACCAAAAGCTATAGTGGCCACAACCACATCTACATCTTCCATCAAGAACATATCTTGGTGTTTGGCTCTTGTTTTAGCATCTAAACCTGCATGATAAGGAACAGCTTTCACTCCATTTACCTGTAGTGTTTGCGCCAATTCTTCCACCCGTTTCCTGCTCAAACAATAAATAATACCAGATTTACCCTCGTTCTGCTTTACAAAACGAATAATATCGGCATCCACATTTTTTGTTTTAGGCCGTACTTCATAGTATAAGTTGGGCCTATTAAAAGACGCTTTAAAAACTTCTGCACTGCTAACACCTAAGTTTTTTAGAATATCTTCCTGAACTTTTGGAGTAGCCGTAGCGGTTAAGGCGATAATTGGAATATCGTCGCCCAGTCGTTGAATAATGGTACGTATATTTCGATATTCGGGTCTAAAATCGTGCCCCCATTCCGAAATACAATGCGCCTCATCCACGGCGACAAAAGATATTTTTACAGTTCTAAAAAATTCTACATATTCTTCCTTCGTCAACGACTCTGGAGCTACGTATAACAATTTAGTAACACCGTTTGTAATATCGTCTTTTACCTGTCGAACTTCCGTCTTATTGAGCGAAGAATTTAATACATGGGCGATGCCTTTATTGGAAGAAATTCCGCGGATGGCATCCACCTGATTTTTCATTAAAGCTATTAAGGGGGAAATTACGATGGCTGTACCGTCTTTTACCAATGCTGGTAATTGATAGCAGAGGGATTTACCGCCACCGGTAGGCATTATCACAAACGTATCACGATCATTCACGATATTTTCTATGACCTGCTCTTGCAAACCTTTAAACTGACTAAAACCAAAATATTGTTTAAGCGCTCCTTGCAAGTCAATTTCAGCTGAACTCATCCTTTCGTTTTACTATTTTATATACATTTGCACTACTAAAGATACTATTAATCTTTAGTTATAACAAATTCTAAAATCTTAAAATTTGAATACTAAAAATGCCATAATAGCCAATGCTATCAAGGCAATTGATAATGAAAGTAATGCAATCAAAAACCTTGCCTCTTTTATAGATGACGAATTTGCAGCTGCAGTTTCTTTCATTTATAAATCCAAAGGAAGGGTTATAGTAACCGGGGTTGGAAAAAGTGCCATTATTGCCAATAAAATAGTAGCTACATTAAATTCTACCGGCACACCTGCCGTTTTTATGCATGCTGCAGATGCCATTCACGGCGACCTTGGAACCATATTGAAGGACGATGTTGTTATTTGTATTTCTAAAAGTGGCAATACCGCCGAGATTAAAGTATTGGTTCCCTTTATAAAAGAAGGACCTAATAAACTTATTGCCATTACTGCCAACAAAAATTCATTTTTAGCACAGCAATCAGATTTTGTTATCAACGCTCATGTGGAAAAAGAGGCCTGCCCGCACAATCTCGCCCCTACCACCAGCACCACTGCGCAATTGGTAATGGGCGATGCCTTAGCCATTTGTTTGTTGGAGCTTAGAGGATTTAGCAGTCAAGATTTTGCCAAATATCATCCTGGAGGTGCCCTCGGAAAAAAACTTTACCTTCGGGTAAAAGATATTGCCATGGTAAACCTAAAACCTCAAGTTTCCGTAGATACAGATGTGCGCGATGTTATTGTTGAAATCTCCGAAAAATTAATGGGAGTAACTGCAGTAGTAGAAAACGAAAAAATTATAGGGATTGTTACCGATGGGGATATACGTAGAATGTTAAGCAAATATGATAACATAGGAAAATTAACAGCGCAAGACATAATGTCAGAAAATCCAAAAACTGTCGGTTGTGACGTATTGGCCGTAGATGCCTTGGATATCATGGAAAAATACGGTATTTCGCAATTGTTGGTTGAAAAAGAAAATAAGTATTTTGGAGTAATACATCTTCATGATTTAATTAAAGAAGGAATTATATAATGACAAAACAAATTGGTACAGGTGAAGAACAAGAGATGTCTTTTCTAGATCACCTTGAAGAATTAAGATGGCACTTAATTCGTGCTACGCTAGGAGTAATTATTATCGGGATTGTAGCATTTATTGCCAAGGATTTTATATTCGACACCATACTTTTTGGCCCCAAAAAAGCAGACTTCCCTACTTACAAGTTCTTTTGTAATATTTCCAGGAGCTTGGGAATGGACGAGTCTTTTTGCGAAGGACCCCAGTTTAGAATACAGAGTAGGCAAATGGCCGGACAGTTTTCGGCACATATTTGGACGTCTATTTGGGCTGGTTTTATTATTGGATTTCCCTACGTTTTATGGGAATTATGGCGGTTTATAAGTCCAGGATTACATGACAATGAACGTAATAATTCGCGTGGTTTTATTGTAATCGCCTCCTTTTTATTTTTTACTGGTGTGCTTTTTGGATACTACGTTATTTCCCCACTTTCCATTAATTTCTTGGCCAATTATCACGTGAGTGAAGAGGTTTTCAACGATATCGACCTGTCTTCTTACATTTCAACCATAAGAGCTTCCGTTATTTCCTGTGGCCTTATTTTTGAACTTCCTATTTTAATGTATTTCCTTACCAAAATAGGATTGGTAACTCCAGAAATTTTAAGAAAATATCGAAAAATTGCCATTGTGGTGGTTTTAATTCTTTCCGCAGTTATTACCCCACCAGATGTAGCGAGTCAAATTGTGGTGGCTATCCCTATTGTTATTCTATATGAAATAAGTATTTATATTTCTAAAGTAGTACTTAAAAGAGAAGCGCGTAAACTAAAAAAACAAAAAGCAAAAAATGGCTGATATAGTAGATGATTTTAATGCCTATCGTTCTAAAATGAACGATCGTATCTTAGAGGATAACAATAAACTTATAAAACGTATTTTTAATCTAGACACCAACGCTTATATGCCTGGTGCCCTCGATGTTAAAACAAAGGAACTTCTTGGCTTGGTTGCTTCGGCTGTGTTAAGGTGCGATGATTGCGTACGGTATCATTTAGAGACTTGCCACAAAGAAGGGTTGACCAAAGAAGAAGTTGTGGAAACTTTAGGTATTGCCACACTTATTGGGGGTACTATTGTAATTCCCCACCTAAGAAAAGCATACGAATTTTGGGACGCTTTGGAAGCCAAAGAATCTTAAATCGATACTAAATAATACGTTGGTTCATTTCAAAACCTATATTTTTGAAAGAAGTAAGAGCCAAACTGTTTATCAAAAAAATAAACATAGTCATTTTATATGAAGTTAAGAGCTGAAAACATCATGAAGTCCTACAAAGGACGAAAAGTAGTTAAAGGTATTTCCCTCGAGGTGAACAAAGGGGAAATCGTTGGACTTTTAGGGCCCAATGGAGCAGGAAAAACAACTTCTTTTTACATGATTGTTGGTTTGATTAAGCCAAACGGCGGTAAAATCTTTCTCGATAGCCAAGAAATCACCAATTACCCTATGTACAAAAGGGCTCAAAATGGTATTGGCTATTTGGCACAGGAAGCTTCGGTTTTTAGAAAATTAAGCATTGAAGATAATATTATGAGCGTGCTTCAGCTTACAAAACTTTCTAGAAAAGAACAGCAGATGAAGATGGAAGCGCTCATAGATGAATTTAGTTTAGGCCATATTCGTAAGAACCGCGGAGACCTTCTTTCCGGTGGGGAACGGCGTAGAACAGAAATTGCACGGGCTTTGGCAACCGACCCAAGTTTTATTCTTTTAGATGAGCCCTTTGCAGGGGTAGACCCGGTAGCGGTAGAAGATATTCAACGAATTGTAGCTCAACTTAAAGATAAAAATATTGGAATCTTAATAACCGACCACAACGTGCAAGAAACACTGGCCATTACAGAACGTTCTTATTTAATGTTTGAAGGAAGCATTTTAAAAGCTGGTGTACCTGAAGAACTGGCTGCCGATGAGATGGTTAGAAAAGTATACTTAGGTCAGAACTTTGAGCTGAGGAAGAAAAAACTGGATTTTAATTCTTAAATTTAAAAAACATGAAAAAGGTAAATATCAAATTATTTATTACCCTAGCTGTTGCCCTTGTAGCAATGAGCTGTAATGAAAAAGCAAAGAAACAAACCGATGAGGCGACTACACTTACTGAAGAAAAAGTAGTGGTAGACGATCATAACAGTGAAAATTCTTTGGATTGGAACGGAGTCTATAAAGGTACCCTGCCATGTGCAGACTGCGAAGGCATTGAAACATCTTTAACTCTAAACGCTGATAAAACCTACTCTTCTAACAGTGTTTATTTAGGAAAGGAAGGCGATCCTATAGAAAAGACAGGAACGTTTGAATGGAATAACGAAGGAAGCCATATTACCCTAGATGGTGATGCGCAGCAGCAGTATATGGTGGGAGAAAACACACTTATTAAGCTCGACAACGAAGGAAATAAGATTGAAGGAGCGTTGGCTGATAAATACATTTTAAATAAGAGTGTGGCAATGACAGACGAAAATCTTACAGATAAAAAGTGGGAATTGGTAAGTTTAATGGGGAAATCAATTTCAGAAATTGAAGAAACACCAACCACACCTTTTATTCAATTTACTTCGGAAGAAAATCGCGTAAGCGGAAATGCGGGCTGTAATAACTTCACTGGAACCTTTACCCTAAAAGAAGGCAATAGATTTGAAACTTCAAAAATTGCAAGTACTATGAAGGCGTGTAGAAATATGAAAATTGAAGGTGAGCTTCTAAAAATATTGGAAAAAGCAGACACCTATACAATTAAAGATGGTAAGCTTTCCATTACCAAGGCTAGAATGGCTCCATTGGCCGTTTTTGAAGAAGCTAAATAAACATAATATACAAATAACACTGTTGTCAGCCTGAGCCTGTCGAAGGCCTTCGACAAGCTCAGGCTGATATATTTTTATTCTTCCAGTGAACTATTAAACTAAACTGCTGGTTTGCTTTTCTTTTGATAGCTTACAACAATAGAAAAAAGCACATACAAAAAGATAATAACTGGTATGGAAGCATATTGCAGTAAAGCAATTAGAAGGGCTGAAATCACCAAGAAGACATACCGAATACTATTCTCTTTAAAACCCCATGTTTTAAATTTTAAGGCAAACAATTCGATCCTTGCATTCATCATATAAGTACTGACTACAGTTACAATTATCAAAAACCATTTATTGAGGATTAGACCGCTTAAAAAAGCACTTTCCTGAAACTCCAGAATTAATGGAAACGATAAAATCAATAAGGCATTTGCTGGCGTAGGTAAGCCAATAAATGAGTCGGTTTGATTTTCATCTATGTTGAATTTTGCCAAACGGTAGGCAGAACCTAAGGTAATTAAGAGTCCGAATAAAGATAGAAATTCGATATTCAATGTGCCATTCCCAAAAATACTTTCAGAAGATTCAGGATGTCCCCAAGTGTATACCCCAGAACTCATATTAAATAATTGGTACATAACAATTCCAGGTACTACACCAGAGGTAACCACATCGGCTAGGGAGTCCAATTGCAGGCCTAATTCGCTTTGCACCTTTAAAAGCCTCGCTGCGAGTCCGTCAAAAAAGTCAAAAAATATTCCAGCGAACACAAAATAAGCGGCAAAAATGAGCTCTCCCTGAACCGCTAAAATAATGGCGATTACACCACAAAATAGATTTAAAAGGGTTAAGGCATTCGGTATAAACTTCTTCATAGATTGTAAAATTTCGTCCTGTAAAATTACTATTTTTAGGTTACTTTAAACACCATTGGAATTGATTAGATTTTTTTAACTTTACAAGAAAACCAAACCTATGAAGAAAAAGTTTTTTAAGCTCTTAGCCAAAATCAACAAAGCAATATTGCCATCTTACTCCAAAAAAGATTTGGATCTGGCCAAAGCAAGCAAATTCCAAATGGCAATTATTGGTTGGCGAACTTACGTAACCAAACGTGCGCTCGACTAGTAGCTTAAAACTGATTTCGCTTGGTACCCTTTTAATTTCCTACGCCCTTCTAAAAAGGTTAGTTCTATTAAAAAATTACACTGAACCACTTCTCCACCTAGTTTTTCAACCAATTTACAAACAGCCTCTGCTGTTCCACCTGTTGCCAATACATCATCGTGAATTAATATTCGGTCTCCCATTTTTATAGCGTTGGTATGAATTTCTAAAATATCCTCTCCGTACTCCAACTTATAAGATTGGGAGGTCGTTGCCGCTGGTAA from Galbibacter sp. BG1 harbors:
- the recQ gene encoding DNA helicase RecQ yields the protein MSSAEIDLQGALKQYFGFSQFKGLQEQVIENIVNDRDTFVIMPTGGGKSLCYQLPALVKDGTAIVISPLIALMKNQVDAIRGISSNKGIAHVLNSSLNKTEVRQVKDDITNGVTKLLYVAPESLTKEEYVEFFRTVKISFVAVDEAHCISEWGHDFRPEYRNIRTIIQRLGDDIPIIALTATATPKVQEDILKNLGVSSAEVFKASFNRPNLYYEVRPKTKNVDADIIRFVKQNEGKSGIIYCLSRKRVEELAQTLQVNGVKAVPYHAGLDAKTRAKHQDMFLMEDVDVVVATIAFGMGIDKPDVRFVIHHDIPKSIESYYQETGRAGRDGGEGHCLAFYSYKDIEKLEKFMSGKPVAEQEIGHALLQDMVAYAETSMSRRKYILHYFGEEFDEVNGEGAAMDDNIRHPKKKHEAKEDVVKLLKIIKDTKEKYKAKEIVNTLVGKVNALIKSHKTDERPFFGTGTDHDAAYWMALIRQVLVTGMMHKEIEQYGVLHLTDKGKEYLKNPTSFLMTEDHTYEDANDDTIVTAGKTGGAVADEQLLKMLKDLRKQQAKKLEVPPFVIFQDPSLEDMALKYPLTLEEMSNIHGVGDGKAKKFGKPFIAFIKKYVEENDIVRPDDMVVKSTGANSALKLYVIQNIDRKLPLDDIAAAKGLSMDDLIKEMEQIVYMGTKLNLDYWLDEMLDEDQQEELHDYFIEAEDDKISHAMEEFDGDYEDDEIRLYRIKFISDVAN
- a CDS encoding SIS domain-containing protein; this encodes MNTKNAIIANAIKAIDNESNAIKNLASFIDDEFAAAVSFIYKSKGRVIVTGVGKSAIIANKIVATLNSTGTPAVFMHAADAIHGDLGTILKDDVVICISKSGNTAEIKVLVPFIKEGPNKLIAITANKNSFLAQQSDFVINAHVEKEACPHNLAPTTSTTAQLVMGDALAICLLELRGFSSQDFAKYHPGGALGKKLYLRVKDIAMVNLKPQVSVDTDVRDVIVEISEKLMGVTAVVENEKIIGIVTDGDIRRMLSKYDNIGKLTAQDIMSENPKTVGCDVLAVDALDIMEKYGISQLLVEKENKYFGVIHLHDLIKEGII
- the tatC gene encoding twin-arginine translocase subunit TatC is translated as MTKQIGTGEEQEMSFLDHLEELRWHLIRATLGVIIIGIVAFIAKDFIFDTILFGPKKADFPTYKFFCNISRSLGMDESFCEGPQFRIQSRQMAGQFSAHIWTSIWAGFIIGFPYVLWELWRFISPGLHDNERNNSRGFIVIASFLFFTGVLFGYYVISPLSINFLANYHVSEEVFNDIDLSSYISTIRASVISCGLIFELPILMYFLTKIGLVTPEILRKYRKIAIVVVLILSAVITPPDVASQIVVAIPIVILYEISIYISKVVLKREARKLKKQKAKNG
- a CDS encoding carboxymuconolactone decarboxylase family protein; amino-acid sequence: MADIVDDFNAYRSKMNDRILEDNNKLIKRIFNLDTNAYMPGALDVKTKELLGLVASAVLRCDDCVRYHLETCHKEGLTKEEVVETLGIATLIGGTIVIPHLRKAYEFWDALEAKES
- the lptB gene encoding LPS export ABC transporter ATP-binding protein, with amino-acid sequence MKLRAENIMKSYKGRKVVKGISLEVNKGEIVGLLGPNGAGKTTSFYMIVGLIKPNGGKIFLDSQEITNYPMYKRAQNGIGYLAQEASVFRKLSIEDNIMSVLQLTKLSRKEQQMKMEALIDEFSLGHIRKNRGDLLSGGERRRTEIARALATDPSFILLDEPFAGVDPVAVEDIQRIVAQLKDKNIGILITDHNVQETLAITERSYLMFEGSILKAGVPEELAADEMVRKVYLGQNFELRKKKLDFNS
- a CDS encoding copper resistance protein NlpE N-terminal domain-containing protein, with protein sequence MKKVNIKLFITLAVALVAMSCNEKAKKQTDEATTLTEEKVVVDDHNSENSLDWNGVYKGTLPCADCEGIETSLTLNADKTYSSNSVYLGKEGDPIEKTGTFEWNNEGSHITLDGDAQQQYMVGENTLIKLDNEGNKIEGALADKYILNKSVAMTDENLTDKKWELVSLMGKSISEIEETPTTPFIQFTSEENRVSGNAGCNNFTGTFTLKEGNRFETSKIASTMKACRNMKIEGELLKILEKADTYTIKDGKLSITKARMAPLAVFEEAK
- a CDS encoding CDP-alcohol phosphatidyltransferase family protein, whose product is MKKFIPNALTLLNLFCGVIAIILAVQGELIFAAYFVFAGIFFDFFDGLAARLLKVQSELGLQLDSLADVVTSGVVPGIVMYQLFNMSSGVYTWGHPESSESIFGNGTLNIEFLSLFGLLITLGSAYRLAKFNIDENQTDSFIGLPTPANALLILSFPLILEFQESAFLSGLILNKWFLIIVTVVSTYMMNARIELFALKFKTWGFKENSIRYVFLVISALLIALLQYASIPVIIFLYVLFSIVVSYQKKSKPAV
- a CDS encoding SsrA-binding protein encodes the protein MKKKFFKLLAKINKAILPSYSKKDLDLAKASKFQMAIIGWRTYVTKRALD
- a CDS encoding adenine phosphoribosyltransferase produces the protein MQLSDYIRDIQDFPKPGIVFKDITPLLANAEATKSAVEALLNLNGNQPIDAVVGIESRGFFFGTLIAQRLNCGFIPVRKPNKLPAATTSQSYKLEYGEDILEIHTNAIKMGDRILIHDDVLATGGTAEAVCKLVEKLGGEVVQCNFLIELTFLEGRRKLKGYQAKSVLSY